The following coding sequences are from one Halorubrum sp. BOL3-1 window:
- a CDS encoding NAD-dependent epimerase/dehydratase family protein produces the protein MSDGSSLVAGGAGFLGSQLCESLLDDGHQVYCLDNESSGRSENIESFRNRNQFTYIKGDVCDLPDLPAVDEVYHFASRASPRDFKEHPIEIARSNTEGTRNLLEYCVEQDARMLYASTSEVYGDPEEHPQTESCNGNVNIRGPRSCYDESKRFGETLVVTYEREHDIDVRTARIFNTYGPRMRQDDRRVVPIFIRQALNGENLTVYGDGTQTRSFCFVEDEIRGLRRLMETNGLCGEVVNIGSDHEVTITELAEVILSAVESSSKITHKPLPKDDPERRQPDITRANTLLDWWPKTELNERIDRTIQQFTGSA, from the coding sequence ATGTCGGACGGCTCATCTCTCGTCGCCGGCGGGGCCGGATTCCTTGGAAGCCAGCTGTGCGAGTCGTTACTTGATGACGGTCACCAGGTCTACTGTCTCGACAACGAGAGCAGCGGCCGGTCGGAAAACATCGAAAGCTTCCGAAATCGGAATCAGTTTACCTATATCAAGGGTGACGTTTGTGATCTCCCTGATCTCCCCGCTGTAGATGAAGTGTATCATTTTGCGTCACGCGCGTCGCCGAGAGATTTCAAAGAACACCCAATAGAGATTGCTCGAAGCAACACAGAGGGGACCCGAAATCTGCTGGAATACTGCGTTGAACAGGATGCACGAATGCTCTATGCGAGTACCAGCGAAGTCTACGGGGATCCAGAAGAACACCCTCAGACAGAGAGCTGCAACGGGAACGTCAATATCCGCGGTCCTCGGAGCTGTTACGACGAGTCAAAACGGTTCGGAGAAACACTTGTCGTTACATACGAACGAGAGCATGATATTGATGTCCGCACTGCGAGGATTTTCAACACGTACGGTCCGCGGATGAGACAAGACGATAGGCGCGTCGTCCCGATATTCATCAGGCAGGCGCTCAACGGCGAAAACCTGACCGTGTATGGCGATGGGACGCAGACTCGTAGCTTCTGTTTCGTTGAGGATGAAATTCGCGGTCTTCGTCGTCTGATGGAAACAAATGGCTTATGCGGGGAAGTTGTGAACATTGGAAGCGACCACGAAGTTACTATCACAGAACTCGCTGAAGTGATTTTGTCTGCGGTGGAGTCCTCGTCTAAAATCACACACAAGCCACTTCCAAAAGATGATCCGGAACGGCGACAGCCCGACATTACACGGGCAAATACACTACTTGACTGGTGGCCGAAAACGGAGCTTAACGAGAGAATTGACCGCACGATTCAACAGTTCACTGGATCCGCGTAA